Proteins co-encoded in one Polynucleobacter sp. MG-6-Vaara-E2 genomic window:
- a CDS encoding c-type cytochrome, with translation MRSIRMTSTLVAIPFISLMTLCSTSYAQSNDATNLYHRGLAATCANCHGTDGKGVVDGGMPLINNLTSEQMLSQLKAFKSGAREGTIMPQLAKGYSDEQLQIIANQLGKK, from the coding sequence ATGAGATCAATTCGAATGACATCAACCTTAGTAGCAATACCCTTTATCAGCCTCATGACACTCTGCTCCACTAGCTATGCGCAATCTAATGACGCTACCAATCTTTATCACCGCGGCTTAGCCGCAACCTGCGCCAATTGCCATGGAACAGATGGTAAAGGTGTTGTTGATGGGGGTATGCCTCTCATTAATAACCTAACGAGTGAACAAATGCTCAGTCAGTTAAAAGCATTTAAATCGGGTGCACGTGAAGGCACCATCATGCCGCAGCTGGCCAAGGGCTACTCTGATGAGCAGTTGCAAATCATCGCCAATCAACTTGGCAAGAAATAA
- a CDS encoding tripartite tricarboxylate transporter substrate binding protein BugD: MKLRKSLFTGFCAIAATAIFTGNAFAADVYPNKPVTLVVPFAAGGPTDAVARLIAVPMGKELGQTVIVENTVGAGGTIAATRVARSAPDGYMIFIHHMGMATAPALYKKLNFDPMKDFEYIGQVVDVPMVLLGRKNFPPNNFKELEAYIKANKDKVTLANAGPGAVSQLCGLLFMSREGVELTTVPYKGTGPALTDLLGGQVDLLCDQTTQTVPYIKDGLVKAYGVTTPKRLPALPNIPTLDEQGLKGFDVKVWHGMYVSKGTPPAIVNKINKALNVALNDPEVKARLAESNIEIVPPAKRTPNGLKDHLDAEINKWGPVIRKAGAYAD; encoded by the coding sequence ATGAAATTACGTAAATCGCTTTTCACAGGATTCTGCGCCATCGCTGCCACGGCAATATTTACTGGCAATGCATTCGCTGCAGATGTCTACCCAAATAAACCGGTTACGCTCGTTGTACCCTTCGCTGCTGGTGGCCCAACTGACGCAGTTGCGCGACTCATTGCAGTACCCATGGGTAAAGAATTAGGTCAGACGGTGATTGTTGAAAATACCGTTGGCGCTGGTGGCACTATTGCTGCTACTCGCGTTGCGCGCTCTGCTCCTGATGGTTACATGATCTTCATTCACCACATGGGTATGGCTACCGCACCAGCCCTGTATAAAAAATTGAACTTTGATCCTATGAAGGATTTTGAGTACATCGGTCAAGTGGTTGATGTACCAATGGTTCTTCTGGGTCGCAAAAACTTCCCGCCAAATAACTTTAAAGAGTTAGAGGCTTATATCAAGGCCAATAAAGATAAAGTTACTTTGGCAAATGCTGGTCCTGGTGCGGTATCTCAGTTGTGCGGCTTATTGTTCATGTCCCGCGAGGGTGTTGAGTTAACCACCGTCCCTTACAAGGGAACTGGTCCAGCATTAACCGATTTACTTGGTGGGCAGGTAGATCTACTTTGCGATCAAACTACACAGACTGTTCCTTATATTAAGGATGGTTTAGTAAAGGCCTATGGCGTTACCACACCTAAACGCCTGCCAGCATTACCAAATATTCCTACTCTTGATGAGCAAGGCTTAAAAGGTTTTGATGTGAAAGTTTGGCACGGCATGTATGTTTCTAAAGGCACACCGCCAGCCATCGTTAACAAAATCAATAAGGCCTTGAACGTTGCCTTGAACGATCCTGAAGTGAAGGCGCGCTTAGCAGAGTCCAACATTGAGATCGTTCCTCCAGCCAAGAGGACTCCGAATGGCTTAAAAGACCATCTGGATGCCGAAATCAATAAGTGGGGCCCAGTGATTCGTAAGGCTGGAGCTTACGCAGACTAA
- a CDS encoding glycosyltransferase family 39 protein, with amino-acid sequence MRGSFPLRYALLTLVLAMFTYLYGLDSRFAPKNGDEYPYMHIVRMTADVGNWLPLQSQMEGIKNTKPPLIFWQGIVSTHWANEWSLFNLRWPSVLYTGLTAFFLFLAVRRFSGKTQTGFLAALVWLSFFATYRYGRPFLTDPPEVFWLSLPFLALLYWGKSAFESKLLYPVLAGLCFGLALFAKSFAYLVPASLALGLHYWHWRNWSIPQTLIRDLYKLVLVGTLALGVFALWFALDPQPEAIWREFVLGENAGKFAARSSNYFMDLVRGGDSIWMLLLTTLVNAGLFTFVLVATLMQCWRERRFLSAQEVLLVLWATAFLLVFSLPSQRSGRYLLPIMPAFAALIALHWERLSLWGFWIALVLQGIVLAALLWLGMNLQHSQFMGDTGSWTYHPAHWLLMAIALVTVLIGLIKKNQCKILALIGCFFTYCALTSSLAPLEGQLGRFTAQTISQVQGKDVWIPCDYRAKDEEYRLLLPGAQLHGYLAKDAADLGGLTKTYPLVAVHAPLGIAPVICDACQIVGQRMEMRARHSDEEIKAMLHGNIGEHLFVTEYLIATPVSNAELLNTKDVCR; translated from the coding sequence ATGCGTGGCTCATTCCCCCTTCGGTATGCTCTCCTAACCCTCGTTTTAGCGATGTTTACCTACCTTTATGGTTTAGACAGTAGATTTGCGCCTAAAAATGGGGATGAGTACCCTTATATGCATATCGTGCGGATGACTGCTGATGTTGGTAATTGGTTGCCGCTACAGTCCCAAATGGAAGGCATCAAAAATACCAAGCCACCACTCATTTTCTGGCAGGGAATTGTCAGTACTCATTGGGCTAATGAGTGGAGCCTCTTTAATTTACGCTGGCCGAGTGTGCTCTATACCGGCCTAACTGCATTTTTCTTATTTTTGGCTGTTCGTCGCTTTAGCGGAAAAACCCAAACAGGTTTTTTAGCTGCGCTGGTATGGCTGTCATTCTTTGCAACTTATCGATATGGCCGTCCATTCTTGACGGATCCCCCAGAAGTGTTCTGGTTGAGTTTGCCATTCTTAGCGCTTCTATATTGGGGTAAGAGTGCTTTTGAGTCTAAATTGCTTTACCCAGTTTTAGCCGGCCTATGTTTTGGCTTGGCGCTCTTTGCAAAATCATTTGCCTACCTTGTTCCCGCATCTCTAGCTTTAGGTTTGCATTACTGGCACTGGAGAAATTGGAGTATTCCTCAAACGCTTATTCGAGATCTCTATAAATTAGTGCTGGTTGGCACTCTTGCATTAGGTGTATTTGCTTTATGGTTTGCTTTGGACCCACAGCCAGAGGCGATTTGGCGGGAGTTTGTATTGGGCGAGAATGCAGGGAAGTTTGCTGCGCGTAGCTCCAACTATTTCATGGATCTAGTGCGAGGTGGCGATAGTATTTGGATGTTGCTACTCACAACACTGGTAAATGCAGGTTTATTTACCTTTGTGTTGGTCGCTACCTTAATGCAATGCTGGCGTGAGCGTCGCTTCCTATCAGCACAAGAAGTTCTACTTGTATTGTGGGCTACAGCATTCTTGCTTGTATTTAGTTTGCCAAGTCAGCGTTCTGGTCGTTACCTCTTGCCAATAATGCCGGCTTTTGCTGCACTCATTGCTCTGCACTGGGAGCGTTTATCATTATGGGGATTTTGGATTGCACTAGTGTTGCAAGGTATCGTGCTTGCAGCTTTACTTTGGCTCGGTATGAATCTTCAACATTCTCAATTTATGGGTGATACAGGATCGTGGACATATCATCCTGCGCATTGGTTGCTCATGGCCATAGCTTTAGTCACAGTCCTTATAGGCCTCATCAAGAAAAACCAGTGCAAGATACTTGCGCTGATTGGATGCTTTTTTACCTACTGCGCCTTAACAAGCAGCCTTGCCCCATTGGAAGGTCAGCTGGGTCGCTTCACTGCTCAAACGATCTCTCAAGTCCAAGGTAAAGATGTTTGGATTCCGTGCGACTATCGTGCAAAAGACGAGGAATACCGATTATTACTTCCCGGTGCTCAGCTCCATGGTTATCTAGCGAAGGATGCTGCTGATCTAGGAGGGCTTACTAAAACGTATCCCCTTGTAGCTGTACATGCTCCATTAGGAATTGCCCCGGTCATCTGCGATGCTTGCCAGATCGTTGGACAAAGAATGGAGATGAGGGCGCGCCATTCCGATGAAGAGATAAAAGCTATGCTTCATGGAAATATCGGTGAACATCTTTTTGTAACGGAATATTTAATTGCAACACCAGTCTCGAATGCGGAGTTGTTGAATACGAAGGATGTCTGTAGATGA
- a CDS encoding exo-alpha-sialidase, with protein sequence MSRVIALCFLLLAAVVGFIHIDSRPVWAPFSSGEVELTEAEDASQEIGSSAKLLNTVASKAKGSIQTAPPSPRADWLPDTGALSVHAASLIALRDGGVRAFWFAGTREGAPDVVINTAVFDTKSNHWSTPAVVIDRVGAEKGLSRYIAKLGNPVPARMADGRMQLFFVTVSIGGWAGSSISTMISEDEGLSWSRPQRLITSPLINLSTLVKSPAVLFADGRLGLPSYHEWIGRFGEFLRLDGVRVIDKRRMSSGRSAIQPVVFVNSAQDATAYFRQTRGAGLPKQIPVSQSQNAGQTWQAATDLNIPNPNSALAGLTLRNGAHILALNNIEAGRHRLVLMMSNSQSGQWHVIETLENDESAPDQERKEFSYPYLMSVNGKDVHLVYTWDRKRIRHIYFPDNWLVRANSQLPIQRDSEVGADMKGAQ encoded by the coding sequence ATGAGTCGTGTGATTGCATTATGCTTTTTGCTACTAGCCGCAGTCGTTGGCTTTATTCATATTGATAGTCGTCCTGTATGGGCACCATTTTCTAGTGGTGAAGTTGAATTAACAGAGGCTGAAGATGCGAGTCAAGAAATTGGCTCATCGGCAAAGTTGTTAAACACAGTTGCAAGTAAAGCAAAAGGCTCCATCCAGACTGCTCCTCCAAGCCCCCGTGCTGACTGGTTGCCGGACACTGGCGCTCTTTCAGTTCATGCCGCGTCACTGATCGCCCTAAGAGATGGTGGCGTTCGTGCATTTTGGTTTGCTGGTACTCGAGAGGGCGCTCCTGATGTGGTTATTAATACAGCGGTGTTTGATACAAAATCAAATCATTGGTCCACCCCAGCTGTTGTGATAGACCGTGTAGGTGCGGAAAAAGGCTTATCTCGTTACATAGCGAAGTTAGGCAATCCAGTTCCTGCGCGCATGGCAGATGGCCGTATGCAATTATTTTTCGTTACGGTTTCCATTGGTGGTTGGGCGGGCAGCTCGATCTCTACGATGATTTCCGAGGATGAAGGTTTAAGCTGGAGCAGACCACAACGCTTGATCACTTCACCTCTTATCAATCTCAGCACTCTAGTGAAGTCTCCGGCGGTTCTATTTGCTGATGGTCGTTTAGGCTTGCCTTCATATCATGAGTGGATTGGGCGATTTGGTGAGTTCTTAAGATTGGATGGTGTTCGGGTCATCGATAAGCGCCGCATGAGCTCGGGTCGCAGTGCGATACAGCCCGTGGTCTTTGTGAATTCAGCTCAAGACGCTACTGCCTACTTTCGTCAAACAAGAGGTGCTGGGCTACCAAAACAGATTCCTGTGAGTCAATCTCAAAACGCAGGTCAAACTTGGCAAGCTGCTACAGATCTTAATATTCCGAATCCAAATTCAGCGCTTGCAGGTTTAACTCTACGGAACGGCGCCCATATTTTGGCTCTAAATAATATTGAGGCAGGACGTCATCGTTTGGTATTGATGATGAGCAATTCTCAATCAGGTCAGTGGCATGTTATTGAGACGCTGGAAAATGATGAATCTGCGCCCGATCAAGAGCGAAAAGAATTTTCTTATCCGTATTTAATGAGCGTTAATGGTAAAGATGTGCACTTGGTCTACACCTGGGATCGAAAAAGGATTCGCCATATCTATTTTCCAGATAATTGGCTTGTGCGCGCTAACAGCCAACTACCTATCCAGAGGGATAGTGAAGTAGGGGCTGATATGAAAGGGGCTCAATGA